Proteins encoded within one genomic window of Gambusia affinis linkage group LG23, SWU_Gaff_1.0, whole genome shotgun sequence:
- the LOC122826543 gene encoding CCR4-NOT transcription complex subunit 2-like isoform X1 translates to MFGATRKKFMEGGIESEYASDDSSLYYNHTSMFAPHRADKDMLSSSSSSSQLSQLGASLYAPQSALGFPIRGINSSAAPQLSRSSLTQPAGQLSNHTSTPNSGPLHTPSSPNRASIMPLTSSRSVLNHNQQVGGPTGQTGGGERGGGGTGRSGTMGSPSRSSPSIIGMPKQQQARFSFNRNPGFNMSNSLTSNIFNGTDGSENVTGLDLSDFPALADRSRRDGSSNPTPQLNPLAGRAPYGNTQTIQNILGMVTKPSSEQSQDFSIHNEDFPALPGPNYQTKDPSSNSDDKTNLNSSGKASSSADGPKFPGDKSSAPSNNNQQKKGIQVLPDGRVTNIPVGMVTDQFGMIGLLTFIRAAETDPGMVHLALGSDLTTLGLNLNSPENLYPKFASPWASAPCRPQDIDFHVPSEYLTNIHIRDKLAAIKLSRYGEDLLFYLYYMNGGDLLQLLAAVELFNRDWRYHKEERVWITRAPGMEPTLKTNAYERGTYYFFDCLNWRKVAKEFHLEYDKLEERPHVPSTFNYNPAQQAF, encoded by the exons ATGTTTGGTGCTACCAGGAAGAAGTTCATGGAGGGGGGGATCGAGAGCGAGTACGCTTCGGACGACTCCAGCCTCTACTACAACCACACGTCCATGTTCGCTCCTCACCGGGCCGATAAAGAT atgctgtcgtcttcctcctcatccAGTCAGCTGTCGCAGCTGGGAGCCAGTTTATACGCCCCACAGA GTGCTCTGGGTTTCCCCATCCGTGGGATCAACAGCAGCGCGGCGCCGCAGCTCAGTCGAAGCTCGCTGACCCAACCCGCCGGCCAGCTCTCCAATCACACCAGTACTCCCAACTCTGGACCGCTGCACACGCCCTCGTCGCCCAACAG GGCCTCCATCATGCCCTTAACCAGCAGCCGCAGCGTCCTGAACCACAACCAGCAGGTGGGCGGTCCCACGGGGCAGACGGGCGGAGGAGAGCGAGGCGGCGGCGGCACAGGGCGGAGCGGCACCATGGGGAGTCCCAGCAGGTCGTCTCCCAGCATCATCGGCATGCCCAAACAGCAGCAGGCGCGGTTCTCCTTCAACAG gaATCCAGGGTTCAACATGAGCAACTCCTTAACCAGCAACATTTTCAACGGCACAG ACGGCAGTGAGAATGTGACGGGGTTGGATCTGTCCGACTTCCCGGCGTTGGCGGACCGGAGCCGGAGAGACGGGAGTTCGAACCCGACCCCGCAGCTGAACCCGCTGGCCGGCCGGGCGCCCTACGGTAACACACAGACGATACAGAACATCC TTGGCATGGTAACCAAGCCATCCAGCGAACAGTCGCAGGACTTTTCGATCCATAATGAAGATTTCCCAGCTCTCCCTGGTCCAAACTACCAAACTAAAGATCCCAGCAGCAACAGCGACGACAAAACG AACCTGAACTCGTCGGGAAAGGCGTCTTCGAGCGCCGACGGTCCCAAGTTCCCCGGCGATAAAAGCTCGGCTCCGAGCAACAACAACCAGCAGAAGAAAGGCATCCAGGTTCTTCCCGATG GCCGAGTGACCAACATTCCCGTCGGCATGGTAACGGACCAGTTTGGAATGATCGGCTTGTTGACGTTCATCCGGGCAGCAGAGACGGATCCTGGCATGGTTCACCTAGCGCTGGGCTCAGACCTCACCACACTGGGCCTGAACCTCAACTCACCTGA GAATCTGTATCCTAAGTTTGCGTCTCCGTGGGCGTCGGCGCCGTGTCGGCCGCAGGACATTG ACTTTCACGTCCCGTCAGAGTATCTAACCAACATCCACATAAGGGACAAG CTAGCAGCCATCAAGTTGTCTCGGTACGGAGAAGATCTGCTGTTTTATCTCTACTACATGAACGGAGGAGACCTGCTCCAGCTGCTGGCTGCAGTAGAACT TTTTAACCGGGACTGGCGGTATCATAAAGAGGAGCGGGTTTGGATAACGCGGGCCCCTGGGATGGAGCCCACGTTAAAGACCAACGCCTACGAAAGAGGGACCTACTACTTCTTCGATTGTCTCAACTGGAGGAAGGTTGCCAAG GAGTTTCATCTCGAATATGACAAACTAGAAGAGCGACCTCATGTTCCCTCCACTTTCAACTACAATCCTGCCCAGCAGGCCTTCTGA
- the LOC122826543 gene encoding CCR4-NOT transcription complex subunit 2-like isoform X2, translated as MFGATRKKFMEGGIESEYASDDSSLYYNHTSMFAPHRADKDMLSSSSSSSQLSQLGASLYAPQSALGFPIRGINSSAAPQLSRSSLTQPAGQLSNHTSTPNSGPLHTPSSPNRASIMPLTSSRSVLNHNQQVGGPTGQTGGGERGGGGTGRSGTMGSPSRSSPSIIGMPKQQQARFSFNRNPGFNMSNSLTSNIFNGTDGSENVTGLDLSDFPALADRSRRDGSSNPTPQLNPLAGRAPYVGMVTKPSSEQSQDFSIHNEDFPALPGPNYQTKDPSSNSDDKTNLNSSGKASSSADGPKFPGDKSSAPSNNNQQKKGIQVLPDGRVTNIPVGMVTDQFGMIGLLTFIRAAETDPGMVHLALGSDLTTLGLNLNSPENLYPKFASPWASAPCRPQDIDFHVPSEYLTNIHIRDKLAAIKLSRYGEDLLFYLYYMNGGDLLQLLAAVELFNRDWRYHKEERVWITRAPGMEPTLKTNAYERGTYYFFDCLNWRKVAKEFHLEYDKLEERPHVPSTFNYNPAQQAF; from the exons ATGTTTGGTGCTACCAGGAAGAAGTTCATGGAGGGGGGGATCGAGAGCGAGTACGCTTCGGACGACTCCAGCCTCTACTACAACCACACGTCCATGTTCGCTCCTCACCGGGCCGATAAAGAT atgctgtcgtcttcctcctcatccAGTCAGCTGTCGCAGCTGGGAGCCAGTTTATACGCCCCACAGA GTGCTCTGGGTTTCCCCATCCGTGGGATCAACAGCAGCGCGGCGCCGCAGCTCAGTCGAAGCTCGCTGACCCAACCCGCCGGCCAGCTCTCCAATCACACCAGTACTCCCAACTCTGGACCGCTGCACACGCCCTCGTCGCCCAACAG GGCCTCCATCATGCCCTTAACCAGCAGCCGCAGCGTCCTGAACCACAACCAGCAGGTGGGCGGTCCCACGGGGCAGACGGGCGGAGGAGAGCGAGGCGGCGGCGGCACAGGGCGGAGCGGCACCATGGGGAGTCCCAGCAGGTCGTCTCCCAGCATCATCGGCATGCCCAAACAGCAGCAGGCGCGGTTCTCCTTCAACAG gaATCCAGGGTTCAACATGAGCAACTCCTTAACCAGCAACATTTTCAACGGCACAG ACGGCAGTGAGAATGTGACGGGGTTGGATCTGTCCGACTTCCCGGCGTTGGCGGACCGGAGCCGGAGAGACGGGAGTTCGAACCCGACCCCGCAGCTGAACCCGCTGGCCGGCCGGGCGCCCTACG TTGGCATGGTAACCAAGCCATCCAGCGAACAGTCGCAGGACTTTTCGATCCATAATGAAGATTTCCCAGCTCTCCCTGGTCCAAACTACCAAACTAAAGATCCCAGCAGCAACAGCGACGACAAAACG AACCTGAACTCGTCGGGAAAGGCGTCTTCGAGCGCCGACGGTCCCAAGTTCCCCGGCGATAAAAGCTCGGCTCCGAGCAACAACAACCAGCAGAAGAAAGGCATCCAGGTTCTTCCCGATG GCCGAGTGACCAACATTCCCGTCGGCATGGTAACGGACCAGTTTGGAATGATCGGCTTGTTGACGTTCATCCGGGCAGCAGAGACGGATCCTGGCATGGTTCACCTAGCGCTGGGCTCAGACCTCACCACACTGGGCCTGAACCTCAACTCACCTGA GAATCTGTATCCTAAGTTTGCGTCTCCGTGGGCGTCGGCGCCGTGTCGGCCGCAGGACATTG ACTTTCACGTCCCGTCAGAGTATCTAACCAACATCCACATAAGGGACAAG CTAGCAGCCATCAAGTTGTCTCGGTACGGAGAAGATCTGCTGTTTTATCTCTACTACATGAACGGAGGAGACCTGCTCCAGCTGCTGGCTGCAGTAGAACT TTTTAACCGGGACTGGCGGTATCATAAAGAGGAGCGGGTTTGGATAACGCGGGCCCCTGGGATGGAGCCCACGTTAAAGACCAACGCCTACGAAAGAGGGACCTACTACTTCTTCGATTGTCTCAACTGGAGGAAGGTTGCCAAG GAGTTTCATCTCGAATATGACAAACTAGAAGAGCGACCTCATGTTCCCTCCACTTTCAACTACAATCCTGCCCAGCAGGCCTTCTGA